Proteins encoded within one genomic window of Camelina sativa cultivar DH55 chromosome 19, Cs, whole genome shotgun sequence:
- the LOC104764145 gene encoding probable nucleolar protein 5-2, with product MIVLVETPAGFALFKVKDEGKLANLEDLAKEFETPDSARKIVKLKAFDKFDNTSEALEAVVKLHEGTPSKGLRKFLKANCEGETLAVADSKLGNVIKEKLKIDCVHNNAVMELLRGVRSQFTELLSGLGDQDMAPMRLGLSHSLARYKLKFSSDKVDTMIIQAIGLLDDLDKELNTYAMRVREWYGWHFPELAKIISDNILYAKSVKLMGNRINAAKLDFSEILSEEIEADLKEAAVISMGTEVSDLDLLHIRELCDQVLSLSEYRAQLYDYLKSRMNTVAPNLTALVGELVGARPISHGGSLLNLSKQPGSTVQILGAEKALFRALKTKHATPKYGLIYHASVVGQAAPKHKGKISRSLAAKSALAIRFDALGDGQDNTMGLENRAKLEARLRNLEGKDLGRLSGSAKGKPKIEVYDKDKKKGSGGLITPAKTYNTAADSLLGQTPAKSEDGEESSKKKDKKKKKKKVEEEEEAEKEEASKKKKKKKAEAETEVVEVAKEEKKNKKKRKHEEEETTETPAKKKDKKEKKKKNKD from the exons ATTGTTAAGCTAAAGGCTTTCGACAAGTTCGACAACACATCTGAAGCTCTTGAAGCAGTTGTTAAATTGCATGAGGGAACTCCAAGCAAAGGTCTGCGCAAGTTTTTGAAAGCTAATTGTGAAGGTGAAACCTTGGCTGTGGCTGATTCAAAGCTTGGGAATGTTATCAAGGAGAAACTG AAAATCGACTGTGTTCACAACAATGCTGTGATGGAGCTTCTCCGAGGTGTTAGAAGTCAGTTTACAGAGCTCTTATCTGGTTTGGGTGATCAAGACATGGCTCCTATGAGATTGGGTTTGTCTCACAGCCTTGCTAGATATAAGCTCAAGTTTAGCTCTGACAAG GTGGATACCATGATTATCCAAGCTATCGGTCTGCTCGATGATCTTGACAAAGAACTAAACACGTATGCGATGAGGGTTAGAGAATGGTACGGATGGCATTTTCCCGAGCTTGCTAAGATCATATCAGACAATATCCTATACGCCAAATCTGTTAAATTGATGGGCAACCGGATTAATGCTGCTAAACTTGACTTCTCTGAG ATCCTATCTGAGGAAATTGAGGCAGATCTGAAGGAAGCAGCTGTGATATCCATGGGAACAGAAGTCAGTGACCTTGACTTGCTGCACATCCGGGAACTCTGTGACCAGGTTCTTTCTCTGTCTGAGTACAGAGCTCAGCTTTATGATTACCTGAAGAGCAGAATGAACACTGTTGCTCCCAATCTGACTGCCCTGGTTGGAGAACTAGTTGGTGCTCGTCCAATTTCTCATGGAGGTAGTTTATTGAACCTTTCCAAGCAACCTGGAAGTACCGTTCAGATACTTGGAGCTGAGAAAGCTCTCTTTAGAGCTCTTAAGACAAAACATGCCACACCCAAGTACGGTTTGATCTACCACGCATCAGTTGTTGGTCAAGCAGCACCAAAGCACAAGGGAAAGATCTCGCGGTCATTAGCTGCTAAATCTGCTCTTGCTATTAGGTTTGATGCACTTGGTGATGGCCAAGATAACACTATGGGACTTGAAAACCGCGCTAAG CTTGAAGCAAGGTTGAGAAATCTTGAAGGAAAAGATTTAGGCCGTCTGTCTGGTTCAGCTAAAGGCAAACCTAAGATTGAGGTGTATGACAAGGATAAGAAGAAGGGATCCGGTGGTCTTATCACTCCTGCTAAG ACTTACAACACTGCTGCAGATTCTCTTCTTGGGCAAACGCCAGCTAAATCTGAGGACGGTGAGGAGTcatcgaagaagaaagataagaaaaagaagaagaagaaggtggaagaagaagaggaagcagaaAAGGAGGAAgcatcaaagaaaaagaagaagaagaaagctgaagCAGAAACTGAAGTTGTAGAGGTTgcaaaggaggagaagaagaataagaagaagagaaagcacgaggaagaagaaacaactgAAACACCAGCcaagaagaaagataagaaagagaagaaaaagaagaacaaggacTGA